One Chlamydia sp. genomic region harbors:
- the alaS gene encoding alanine--tRNA ligase, with the protein MLSNTLRSNFLKFYANRNHTPVASSPVFPHNDPSILFTNAGMNQFKNIFLGKEKTSYTRATTSQKCIRAGGKHNDLENVGHTSRHLTFFEMLGNFSFGDYFKQDAISFAWEVSLSVFNFDPDFIYATVHEKDDEAFALWEKYLPTDKIFRLTDKDNFWSMADTGPCGFCSELLFDRGEKFGSASTPLDDVDGERFLEYWNLVFMEFNRTSDGTLLALQKKCVDTGAGLERLVSLLAETETVFEADVLRHLIAKVENLSGVSYSPTEPKGAAFRVIADHIRSLSFAIADGLLPGNTERGYVLRKILRRAVNYGKHLGFHHPFLAEVVPSLVETMGEAYPELQVSATQIQEVLTHEEEHFFKTLQRGGNLLQQVLKSSASSSTISGEDAFKLKDTYGLPIDEIALLAKDHNYTVDMKTFEKLEVEAKERSRKSTNKIKNDSDSIFQDLNPTDTSEFVGYDMLSCDTFIEGIVKYNEVASTLEEGEEGAIILRTTPFYAEKGGQIGDSGEIFCKAGTFLVSHTTTPKAGLIVHHGKLSQGRLQTTMAVTAQVNQNLRKKTANNHTGCHLLHKALEITLGEHIRQAGSYVDAQKIRLDFTHNKALSPEDLLTIETLVNEKIRENAPVTIREALYSDVMGSSEIKQFFGDKYGDVVRVVSAGFSHELCGGTHAQATGDIGYFRIIKEHAVATGIRRIEATTGEDAENIARGQDANLNEIAVVIQSPKDQILVKIRNVIEEKKDLAKQVAHLENQLVQQQVKNLLSLCEKVDETSYLVCSLTEEEGQRIQHYANTLHKEIPVNFISLWVTEKNGRFIVLSRISDDLTKRGIQAQALLEELLAPYGGRCGGKAVSAQGSSTKLPQIEVLNKALRQWISTQLA; encoded by the coding sequence ATGTTAAGCAATACTCTTCGATCTAACTTTCTAAAATTCTATGCTAACCGGAACCATACTCCTGTAGCATCCTCCCCAGTTTTCCCACATAATGATCCTTCTATTCTCTTCACTAACGCGGGAATGAACCAATTTAAGAATATTTTTTTAGGGAAAGAAAAGACTAGTTACACGAGAGCAACTACTTCCCAAAAATGTATTCGTGCTGGAGGGAAACATAATGACTTAGAAAATGTCGGTCACACATCTCGACATCTTACTTTCTTTGAAATGTTAGGAAATTTCTCCTTTGGCGATTACTTCAAACAAGATGCCATTTCTTTCGCCTGGGAAGTCTCGCTTTCTGTTTTTAACTTTGATCCTGATTTTATCTACGCCACCGTGCACGAGAAAGATGATGAAGCTTTCGCTCTTTGGGAAAAATACCTTCCAACAGATAAAATTTTCCGTTTAACAGATAAAGATAATTTCTGGAGCATGGCTGACACTGGGCCTTGTGGGTTCTGTTCTGAATTATTATTTGATCGAGGAGAAAAATTTGGAAGCGCTTCTACTCCTCTTGATGATGTTGATGGGGAACGTTTTTTAGAATACTGGAATCTTGTATTCATGGAGTTCAATAGAACATCTGATGGAACACTTTTAGCTTTACAGAAAAAGTGTGTGGATACCGGAGCAGGTCTAGAGCGATTAGTCTCTTTGTTAGCTGAAACAGAAACTGTATTCGAAGCAGATGTTTTAAGACACCTTATCGCTAAAGTAGAAAATTTATCCGGAGTCTCCTACTCTCCAACGGAGCCTAAAGGAGCTGCTTTTCGGGTTATAGCAGATCACATTCGCTCCCTCTCTTTCGCTATAGCAGATGGGCTCTTACCAGGAAACACAGAACGAGGTTATGTATTAAGAAAAATCCTTCGTCGTGCTGTCAATTATGGGAAACATCTTGGCTTCCACCACCCATTTTTGGCAGAAGTCGTCCCTTCTCTAGTAGAAACCATGGGAGAAGCTTATCCTGAACTTCAGGTGTCTGCAACACAAATTCAGGAAGTCCTTACTCATGAAGAGGAACATTTTTTCAAAACATTACAACGAGGGGGAAATCTTCTCCAACAAGTACTGAAATCTTCAGCTTCCTCATCAACAATTTCTGGAGAGGATGCCTTCAAGCTCAAGGATACGTATGGTCTTCCTATTGATGAGATTGCACTGCTAGCCAAAGACCATAACTACACTGTGGATATGAAAACGTTCGAAAAGCTAGAAGTAGAAGCAAAAGAGCGATCCCGAAAAAGTACGAATAAAATCAAAAACGATAGTGATTCCATTTTCCAGGATTTAAACCCAACAGATACCTCTGAATTCGTTGGATACGACATGCTTTCCTGTGACACCTTTATTGAAGGTATCGTTAAATACAATGAAGTCGCCTCAACCTTAGAAGAAGGAGAAGAAGGGGCGATTATTTTACGCACTACACCATTTTATGCAGAAAAAGGGGGCCAAATCGGAGATTCCGGAGAGATCTTTTGTAAGGCCGGCACCTTTTTAGTCTCTCATACGACCACTCCTAAAGCAGGATTGATTGTACATCACGGGAAACTTTCTCAGGGAAGATTACAGACAACAATGGCAGTCACAGCACAAGTAAATCAAAACCTCCGGAAAAAAACTGCCAACAATCACACTGGCTGCCACCTTTTGCATAAAGCTCTCGAAATAACGCTTGGAGAACATATTCGTCAGGCGGGCTCATATGTAGACGCTCAAAAAATTCGATTAGATTTTACTCATAACAAAGCTCTATCTCCTGAAGATCTTTTGACTATAGAAACCCTTGTTAACGAAAAAATTCGAGAAAATGCCCCTGTAACCATTCGAGAAGCTTTGTATTCCGATGTCATGGGATCTTCTGAAATTAAACAGTTTTTTGGAGATAAATACGGCGATGTTGTCCGAGTAGTTTCTGCAGGATTTTCTCATGAATTATGTGGGGGAACACACGCTCAGGCAACTGGAGACATTGGATATTTCAGAATCATCAAAGAGCACGCGGTTGCAACAGGGATACGCCGTATAGAAGCAACTACAGGAGAAGATGCAGAGAATATTGCCCGCGGACAAGATGCCAATCTGAACGAAATAGCAGTGGTTATTCAATCTCCTAAAGATCAAATTCTTGTCAAAATCCGTAACGTTATAGAAGAGAAGAAAGATTTGGCTAAACAAGTTGCTCACTTGGAGAACCAACTTGTCCAACAACAGGTGAAAAACCTATTATCTCTGTGCGAAAAAGTTGATGAAACCTCTTATTTGGTTTGTTCTCTAACTGAAGAGGAAGGTCAACGAATACAACATTATGCAAATACCTTGCATAAAGAAATTCCGGTAAACTTTATTTCTCTATGGGTAACAGAAAAGAATGGCCGCTTTATTGTTTTGTCTAGGATTTCTGATGATTTGACAAAACGAGGAATTCAAGCACAAGCTTTGCTTGAAGAGCTTCTTGCTCCATACGGAGGTCGTTGTGGAGGGAAAGCGGTTTCTGCCCAAGGCAGTTCTACAAAACTGCCTCAAATAGAAGTTCTTAACAAAGCTTTGAGACAATGGATTTCGACCCAACTAGCATAA